From Chryseobacterium gallinarum, one genomic window encodes:
- a CDS encoding single-stranded DNA-binding protein: MNIIGRLTKDAQVSKAPNGREVVNFSIAVNETYKNKEGQRIERTEYVDCSYWLTPKVASWLSQGLLVELWTYKCKGMGIQ; the protein is encoded by the coding sequence ATGAACATCATCGGAAGACTGACAAAAGATGCACAGGTCAGCAAAGCACCAAACGGACGGGAAGTGGTCAACTTCTCCATCGCAGTGAACGAAACTTACAAAAACAAAGAAGGGCAGCGCATCGAGCGAACCGAGTACGTGGACTGCTCCTACTGGCTGACCCCAAAGGTCGCTTCGTGGCTATCCCAGGGGCTACTCGTTGAACTCTGGACGTATAAGTGCAAGGGCATGGGTATCCAGTGA
- a CDS encoding DUF932 domain-containing protein, whose amino-acid sequence MAHNINYNSRTGKYSFFSVKEKAWHGLGQIVQDYPTSAEAIRHAGLDYEVEKSPLFTKGSGIVQIADGIVLQDTEIEVPNYFANIRTDNNEVLGVVGKDYHIVQNKDAFTFFDSIVGGGSGILYETAGALGKGERIFITAKLPNYIRIGNSDDVIEKYIFLTTSHDGSGSITAAFTPIRIVCQNTLNASLRNMSNVVRIKHTAGAKQRLNDAHKVMGLANTMTTQLDGIFNHWTAIKVKDSEVRKLIQLALCPNKETYNLLKKGAEEELSTMFKNTVDDAFAYAMMNDTQLMETTKGTLFGAYNAVTGYFQNVRNYSDKEAKLKSIVLGGTAQLKSQKAFELCTAFEKIGADVFQMN is encoded by the coding sequence ATGGCACACAACATCAATTACAACAGCAGAACAGGAAAATATTCATTTTTCAGTGTGAAAGAGAAGGCATGGCACGGCTTGGGACAAATCGTGCAGGACTACCCGACCAGTGCGGAGGCCATCCGCCACGCAGGACTGGACTACGAAGTAGAAAAAAGCCCACTATTTACCAAAGGTTCAGGAATTGTGCAGATTGCAGACGGGATCGTCCTTCAGGATACGGAAATCGAAGTTCCGAACTATTTTGCCAACATCCGCACGGATAACAATGAAGTACTGGGCGTAGTCGGCAAAGACTACCATATTGTACAGAACAAAGACGCCTTTACTTTTTTCGATTCCATTGTAGGTGGTGGAAGTGGCATTTTATACGAGACTGCGGGCGCATTGGGAAAAGGTGAACGTATTTTTATTACTGCCAAGCTCCCGAACTATATACGCATTGGCAATTCAGATGATGTCATTGAAAAATACATCTTCCTGACTACCTCCCATGATGGTAGCGGAAGCATTACGGCTGCTTTTACCCCTATTCGTATTGTCTGTCAGAATACACTCAACGCATCGCTTCGCAACATGAGCAACGTCGTGCGGATCAAGCATACCGCAGGAGCAAAACAACGCCTAAATGATGCGCATAAAGTGATGGGGCTTGCCAATACCATGACCACGCAACTGGACGGTATTTTCAATCATTGGACGGCCATAAAAGTGAAAGACAGCGAAGTCCGTAAACTCATCCAGCTCGCGCTTTGCCCCAACAAGGAAACTTATAACCTGCTGAAAAAAGGTGCGGAAGAGGAACTTTCCACCATGTTCAAAAATACCGTGGATGATGCCTTTGCCTACGCCATGATGAATGATACCCAGCTTATGGAAACAACCAAAGGAACGCTGTTCGGAGCATACAATGCCGTAACTGGTTACTTTCAGAACGTCCGAAACTACAGCGATAAGGAAGCCAAATTAAAGAGTATTGTACTAGGTGGTACAGCACAATTGAAATCGCAGAAGGCATTTGAGCTATGCACTGCTTTTGAGAAGATCGGAGCGGATGTCTTTCAGATGAATTAA
- a CDS encoding PRTRC system protein E: METNFFKQIRQMDMNSKLTLSITKATETHLIVSILIENDGCGDKAMNIIPPFNVTGTPDELDDGFFEHIKKPLQKADGLISNMGNFLKQLEIAEANSEMNKKKAEQEKKEKDAKNRKYNEAMLKAEIFEKEGKYKEAWSALPKGSDYPEHAQTIREKQQVYERFFAPSLFNATAEQNPGQIIDETDNAHMDTLHKDQDDFLNDTNNP; the protein is encoded by the coding sequence ATGGAAACTAATTTTTTCAAACAGATCAGGCAAATGGATATGAACAGCAAATTGACGCTATCCATTACCAAGGCGACAGAAACCCATCTAATCGTTTCTATCTTGATCGAAAACGACGGCTGTGGCGACAAAGCCATGAATATTATTCCGCCTTTTAATGTTACAGGAACGCCCGATGAACTTGATGACGGCTTTTTTGAACATATCAAAAAGCCTTTACAAAAAGCAGACGGTTTAATTTCCAACATGGGTAATTTTCTCAAACAACTGGAGATTGCCGAAGCGAATTCTGAAATGAATAAAAAGAAAGCCGAACAGGAAAAGAAGGAAAAGGATGCTAAAAACAGGAAGTATAATGAAGCTATGTTAAAAGCCGAAATCTTTGAAAAAGAAGGTAAGTACAAAGAAGCATGGTCAGCTCTTCCCAAAGGCAGTGACTACCCCGAGCATGCGCAAACAATCCGTGAAAAACAGCAAGTGTACGAGCGGTTCTTTGCACCAAGTCTCTTTAACGCGACAGCAGAACAAAATCCCGGGCAAATTATCGATGAAACAGACAATGCGCATATGGACACTTTGCACAAAGACCAAGATGACTTTTTGAATGATACTAATAACCCTTAA
- a CDS encoding PRTRC system protein C, with amino-acid sequence MLVATALQRVFILKEKDQEIFLSDPEPKWSLQAVLNFYTRMYPILVTAKISKPEIIDDSIQYRFESVMGTKG; translated from the coding sequence ATGTTAGTAGCAACAGCACTTCAACGAGTATTTATACTCAAAGAAAAAGATCAGGAAATTTTCCTCAGCGATCCTGAACCAAAATGGAGCCTTCAAGCGGTCTTAAATTTCTATACTAGAATGTACCCCATTCTGGTGACCGCTAAAATTTCAAAACCTGAGATTATAGACGACAGTATCCAGTATCGCTTTGAATCTGTGATGGGTACTAAAGGTTAA
- a CDS encoding PRTRC system ThiF family protein, producing the protein METKIKVHFLDNELMHATNPIRINVIGAGGTGSKVITALMELNLSLMALDHPGIDVHLWDNDIVEQPNIARQRFAQSEIGLPKAIALINRANRWTGSNWKAHVLKFERDRLSGIPQHAQASVYLSCVDNVQSRFDIADIISNVDTGYIQRDIPKYWMDFGNTKQSGQVILSTVGNIEQPTSNKFIPVNSMPFITDQYGDLLIESQETDKTPSCSVAEALEKQDLYINSTLANMGCSLLWNLLRTGMIENRGFFVNLQNFRSQPIPVGS; encoded by the coding sequence ATGGAAACAAAAATCAAAGTTCATTTCTTGGACAACGAACTGATGCATGCAACCAACCCTATCCGTATCAATGTAATCGGGGCAGGAGGTACGGGCTCCAAGGTAATCACCGCTCTGATGGAGCTTAATCTGAGCCTGATGGCTCTCGACCATCCGGGCATAGATGTGCATCTATGGGATAACGACATTGTGGAACAACCAAACATTGCACGTCAGCGTTTTGCCCAGTCCGAAATAGGACTTCCAAAAGCAATCGCACTCATCAACCGAGCAAACAGGTGGACTGGCTCAAACTGGAAGGCACATGTGCTGAAATTTGAGCGTGACAGATTGAGCGGGATTCCCCAACACGCACAGGCATCTGTTTACCTTTCATGTGTAGATAATGTACAATCACGTTTCGATATTGCTGATATAATATCAAATGTAGATACGGGTTACATACAACGTGATATTCCAAAATATTGGATGGACTTCGGAAACACAAAGCAGTCGGGACAGGTTATCCTTTCTACCGTTGGAAATATTGAGCAGCCTACATCCAATAAATTTATTCCGGTAAACAGTATGCCCTTTATTACAGACCAGTACGGGGATTTGCTCATAGAATCCCAAGAGACTGATAAAACACCAAGCTGTTCCGTTGCCGAAGCACTCGAAAAGCAAGACCTTTATATCAATTCAACACTGGCCAACATGGGATGCTCCCTTCTTTGGAACCTACTCAGAACCGGAATGATAGAAAATCGTGGATTCTTTGTGAACTTACAAAATTTCAGGTCCCAACCCATTCCCGTAGGCAGTTGA
- a CDS encoding helix-turn-helix domain-containing protein has product MSEFYLLQRQYETRVENDSTALPLVEKLIKKAKNEKNPMQLYLGYTDARYYSPDPNVKLKYADSAIYVATKTQNDSLISSAYLSKGVVYYFYLKKYNLALNQYLKAFEKNKNNKDPYYRNKINYHIGVMKSYIGYYSDALDNFEEARGFFENEIKKDLHPNVMYGNQRGYNNTLHQMTVCYRNLYHFKKADSLVALGMANTWKNPDYRQEYSYYIKEAGIRDYRNRDYAAAIKSLKSSLPALIAVNDFAWVSVSYAYLGKAHWKLGNEEEGIKNYKKIDSIFTKHSFLLPEVRDIYEELITYYRERNDFSTALYYTMQLIKADKIMEKDFRYLSSKIQKEYDTQRLLQEKIQLERKVAVRGWIWLSLAFSIIIFVCYWVIWVRSRKKVFGKNSFMGIHFSGSSLNLAPTGTFRIRHYKPTDLGKDVVEDILRKLAGFEMNEEFLQAKTDLKNLAKKFDVNPNYLSHVINEHKGSSFNRYLSELRIHYITEKLRHDPLYRKYNSASLAKHCGIASRTNFSALFSEINGISFSQYLHNLKNELNTEEV; this is encoded by the coding sequence TTGAGTGAATTTTATTTGCTTCAGAGGCAGTACGAGACCAGGGTTGAAAATGACTCCACTGCATTACCTCTTGTTGAGAAACTGATCAAAAAAGCAAAAAATGAAAAAAATCCAATGCAGTTGTATCTTGGTTATACAGATGCAAGATACTATTCTCCCGATCCGAATGTGAAACTAAAGTATGCGGATAGTGCAATTTATGTTGCTACAAAAACACAAAATGACAGTCTGATAAGCAGTGCCTACCTGAGCAAAGGAGTGGTTTATTATTTCTATCTGAAAAAGTACAATCTTGCACTCAATCAATACTTAAAAGCATTTGAAAAGAATAAAAACAACAAAGATCCCTATTACCGAAATAAGATCAATTACCATATTGGGGTCATGAAAAGTTATATTGGCTATTATAGCGATGCTTTAGACAATTTTGAAGAGGCCAGAGGATTTTTTGAAAATGAAATCAAGAAAGATCTGCATCCTAACGTTATGTATGGCAATCAACGCGGCTATAATAACACACTGCATCAAATGACTGTATGCTACCGAAATCTATATCATTTCAAGAAAGCAGATTCATTAGTTGCTCTCGGGATGGCAAACACATGGAAAAATCCAGATTATAGGCAGGAATATAGTTATTATATAAAAGAAGCTGGTATAAGGGATTACCGCAACAGGGATTACGCTGCCGCAATCAAATCGCTTAAGAGTTCCTTGCCTGCTCTTATAGCCGTTAATGACTTTGCCTGGGTGTCGGTATCCTATGCCTATTTAGGTAAAGCACATTGGAAACTGGGAAATGAAGAGGAAGGCATAAAGAATTATAAAAAGATTGACTCAATTTTTACTAAACATTCATTCTTGCTTCCCGAAGTAAGAGATATTTACGAAGAACTGATTACCTATTATAGGGAAAGGAATGATTTTTCTACAGCCCTTTATTATACAATGCAACTTATCAAGGCTGATAAGATCATGGAGAAAGATTTCAGATACCTTTCCAGTAAGATCCAGAAAGAATATGATACCCAGCGGCTTTTGCAAGAAAAAATACAATTAGAAAGGAAAGTAGCTGTTAGAGGCTGGATCTGGCTCAGCCTTGCTTTTTCAATAATCATTTTTGTCTGCTACTGGGTCATATGGGTCAGATCAAGAAAAAAGGTATTTGGGAAAAACAGTTTTATGGGAATACATTTTAGTGGAAGTTCCCTAAATTTAGCTCCGACCGGAACTTTTAGAATCAGACATTATAAGCCTACAGATCTTGGAAAAGATGTTGTCGAAGATATCCTGAGAAAGCTAGCCGGATTTGAAATGAACGAAGAGTTTCTTCAGGCCAAAACTGATCTCAAGAATTTAGCAAAGAAATTTGATGTTAATCCCAATTATCTTTCACATGTAATCAATGAGCATAAGGGATCGAGTTTTAACCGATATTTAAGTGAACTACGAATACATTATATTACGGAAAAGTTGCGTCACGATCCTCTATACCGTAAATACAATAGTGCATCGTTAGCAAAACACTGTGGAATTGCTTCACGGACAAATTTTTCAGCACTTTTCAGCGAAATAAACGGCATATCGTTTAGCCAATATTTACACAATCTTAAAAATGAATTGAATACAGAAGAGGTGTAA
- a CDS encoding MauE/DoxX family redox-associated membrane protein: MRIKNIVAESTIFILILVWAFTFVSKVLDFDTFARQIKGAYLLSAAGAILPYLLQVVHVGIVILLLNKSWRRMGLLVSLSVIIAYTAYLIYILKFAPSIPCSCIAVLRSMNWTDQLYFNSGVLAINLIGLITFSSLRRTSHSIQAT; encoded by the coding sequence ATGAGAATTAAGAACATCGTTGCTGAATCGACCATATTTATACTCATTCTTGTATGGGCATTTACCTTCGTGAGTAAAGTTCTGGATTTTGACACTTTTGCCCGTCAGATTAAAGGCGCATACCTTTTGTCTGCAGCTGGAGCTATCCTCCCTTACCTTTTACAGGTTGTCCATGTTGGTATTGTTATCCTCCTTTTGAACAAGAGCTGGAGAAGGATGGGGCTTCTGGTTTCATTATCGGTCATCATTGCCTATACAGCTTATCTGATCTATATCTTAAAATTTGCACCAAGCATCCCATGCTCTTGCATAGCCGTGCTTAGAAGTATGAACTGGACCGATCAGTTGTATTTCAACTCTGGTGTGCTTGCAATTAACCTCATTGGCCTGATTACTTTCTCTTCGTTAAGACGAACCTCACACAGCATTCAGGCCACTTAG